One genomic segment of Borrelia miyamotoi includes these proteins:
- a CDS encoding LptA/OstA family protein, whose protein sequence is MRSLIICLICISCFCGYAQDKGKLDESLKLQTVESQQKKKEFTFRSDFSHGILSSFYRRIVLKGNPEVISSDFKLRADEIEIYGEGSSYIEARGNVYYEDYGNKMNVKSQFLFVNRKLDNFYLQKGVELEDLENELVVKAERIEGNRKTNIYIMQYSVKIYKGDIFARAENGIYNKENKEIILEGVPVIYQDDNYYSASRIILNTETNKYSLEGDVEGKFTQVE, encoded by the coding sequence ATGAGAAGTTTGATTATTTGCTTAATTTGTATTTCTTGTTTTTGTGGTTATGCACAAGATAAAGGGAAGTTAGATGAGTCTTTGAAGTTGCAAACCGTAGAGAGTCAACAAAAAAAGAAGGAATTTACTTTTAGATCGGATTTTTCTCATGGTATTTTGTCTTCTTTTTACAGGAGAATTGTTTTAAAGGGGAATCCTGAGGTGATTTCATCTGATTTTAAGCTTAGAGCTGATGAGATTGAAATTTATGGTGAGGGAAGTTCTTATATTGAAGCCCGTGGAAATGTTTATTATGAGGATTATGGCAATAAAATGAATGTTAAGTCTCAGTTTTTGTTTGTTAATAGAAAACTGGATAATTTCTATCTTCAAAAAGGAGTTGAGCTTGAAGACTTAGAAAATGAACTTGTTGTTAAAGCTGAAAGAATTGAAGGTAATCGAAAAACAAATATTTATATTATGCAGTATTCTGTTAAAATATATAAAGGTGATATCTTTGCAAGAGCTGAAAATGGAATTTATAATAAGGAAAATAAAGAGATAATTCTTGAGGGGGTTCCTGTAATTTATCAAGATGATAATTATTATTCTGCTTCAAGAATAATTTTGAATACAGAGACCAATAAATATAGTCTTGAGGGCGATGTTGAAGGTAAATTTACTCAAGTGGAATAA
- the lptB gene encoding LPS export ABC transporter ATP-binding protein has translation MFFSKRNKIKLIREKLSFSTNSDIVLKVDNIVKKYGEKWAVNGVTINVHQGEVVGLLGPNGAGKTTTFYIIVGFIRAKSGSVLINSYDVSDLNMYERARLGIVYLPQESSIFRELTVEDNILVALERREDLSQTERKMELEKLLKEFEIKRIQYQKAYTLSGGERRRTEIARALAVSPYFLLLDEPFAGIDPIAIRDIKDIIKILKSKNIGVLITDHNVRDAFDIVDRAYIIYQGQVLDEGNVDYIINSDKAKKLYLGKEFKL, from the coding sequence ATGTTTTTCAGTAAAAGAAATAAAATAAAATTAATAAGAGAAAAACTTAGTTTTAGCACTAATAGCGATATTGTTCTTAAGGTAGATAACATTGTTAAGAAATATGGAGAGAAATGGGCTGTTAATGGGGTTACCATTAATGTTCATCAAGGTGAAGTTGTAGGTCTTCTTGGTCCTAATGGTGCTGGGAAAACTACAACCTTTTATATTATTGTAGGCTTTATTAGAGCTAAGAGTGGGAGTGTTTTGATAAATAGTTATGATGTTTCTGATCTTAACATGTATGAGCGAGCACGGCTAGGAATTGTGTATCTGCCACAAGAATCATCTATTTTTAGAGAACTTACAGTTGAGGATAATATTTTGGTTGCTCTTGAGAGGCGAGAAGATTTATCTCAAACTGAGCGTAAGATGGAGCTTGAAAAGCTTCTTAAAGAATTTGAAATTAAGAGAATACAATATCAAAAAGCTTATACTCTATCTGGAGGAGAGAGAAGGCGAACTGAAATAGCTAGGGCTTTAGCAGTTAGTCCATATTTTTTATTGCTTGATGAACCTTTTGCAGGTATTGATCCTATTGCCATTAGAGATATAAAAGATATAATAAAAATTCTAAAAAGTAAAAATATTGGAGTTTTAATTACTGATCATAATGTAAGAGATGCTTTTGATATAGTAGATAGAGCTTATATTATTTATCAAGGACAAGTACTTGATGAGGGAAATGTTGATTATATTATAAATAGTGATAAAGCTAAAAAGCTTTATCTTGGTAAAGAGTTTAAGTTATGA